The following DNA comes from Candidatus Nanosynbacter sp. TM7-074.
CAAATGAAGCTGATTGACGAGGCAACGCAGGCAGCGGCGAAAGGCTTTGAGGAGTAATCCATGCCGAGTACTCGTGCGCTGAAAAATCGCATTCGCTCGGTGGACTCGACCAAGCAGATTACCAAGGCGATGCAGCTGGTGGCCGCCAGCAAAATGCGCCGTGCTCAAGAGGCGGACAAGGCCTCGGCCCCCTACACCGTGGCGGCGGAGGAATTGCTGAGTTACCTAGCCAGCCAAGGTGCGACGGATAATCACCCGCTGTTCAAGCGCCGCAAAATCACCAAACGCTTGATCATCGTCATTGCCAGTGATAAAGGCCTGGCTGGTGCGTATAACACCAATGTCTTGAAGAAATATCTGGAGCTGCTGAAGCGTGATGACGAACGCGGTATTGAGAATCTGACCTTGACAATTGGGCGTCGGGCTTCACAGTTTGCCTCGCGCTTGAAGGATACGAAGATTATCGGTAACTATGACGATTTACCGGATCAGCCGTCGGGACTCACTTTTCACACCATTTTAAACACCGCGACTAGCATGTTTGAGAATGGTGAAGTTGACGCAGTAACACTGGTGTACACGCGATTTGTCAATAGCATGGTGCAGACGGCGGAATTATCGCGCTTGTTGCCAGCTGGCACGAAGACGCTGATTGATCCGAGTGAAGTTTCTAACACAGTTTCCGATGCCAAGTACGAGCCGAGCATTCCAGAGGTACTGGACGCTGTGGCGAATCGTTTAACGGGTGCGCGATTATTACAGGGGCTGCTGGACGCTCGTGCTAGTGAACATTCTATGCGGATGATGGCTATGAAAAATGCGACGGATAATGCATCTGACCTGGTGGACGATCTGACGCTGGCGATGAACAAAGTCCGCCAGGGTGCGATTACCCAGGAATTGGCAGAGATTTCTGGCGGTGTGGAGGCGATGGAACAATGATAAAGGAGAACAAGATGGCAAAAGATTTAGGAAAAATTATTCAAATCGTTGGCGTGGTGGTCGATGTGGAATTTCCGCGCGATGTTAAGTTGCCGGCGATTTATGACGCGTTGCATGTTAAAAATGGCAAAGAGACGTTGGTATTGGAAGTAGCGCAGCACCTCGACGAGCACACGGTGCGAACGATCGCCCTGTCGTCGACTGACGGCTTGGCTCGTGGTGCGGAAGTGGTGGCGACTGGTGCGCCGATTTCCGTGCCAGTGGGTGCTGAGACTCAGGGACGCATGTTTAACGTGGTTGGTGAAGCGATTGACGAGAAGCCGCAGCCAAAGGGTAAAACCGCACCAATTCACCGCCCTGCTCCGGATTTGAGCGAGCAGTCAAACAAGACGGAGATTTTGGAAACTGGTATCAAGGTTGTCGACCTGATCGCCCCGCTGGCCAAAGGTGGTAAAGCCGGTCTGTTCGCCGGTGCTGGTGTCGGTAAAACCGTCCTGATCACCGAGCTGATCAATAACATCGCTAAGTTTCACTCTGGTAACTCGGTCTTTGCTGGCGTTGGTGAGCGTACTCGCGAAGGAAATGACTTGTACTACGAGATGGAAGAAGCTGGCGTGCTGGACAAGACCTCGCTGGTGTTTGGTCAGATGAATGAGCCACCTGGAGCACGTCTGCGCGTGGCGCTGTCGGGTTTGGCGATGGCCGAAGCCTTCCGTGACGAAGGTAAAGACGTGCTGTTATTTATCGACAATATTTACCGCTACACCCAGGCTGGTGCTGAGGTGTCGGCACTGCTGGGCCGTTTGCCAAGCGCTGTGGGCTATCAGCCAAACTTACAGCAAGAAATGGGTGCTCTCCAGGAGCGCATTACCTCAACCAAAAAGGGTTCGATTACCTCTGTTCAGGCGGTGTATGTGCCAGCTGACGACTTGACCGATCCAGCGCCAGCAACGACCTTCGCTCACCTGGACGCGACTATCGTGATGAACCGTGCCTTGACGGAAATTGGTATTTACCCTGCCGTTGACGTGTTGGATTCCAGCTCTAATTCGCTCGACCCAGAAATCGTTGGCGAGGAGCACTACCGTGTGGCGCGCGAAGTGCAGCGAGTGCTGCAGCAGTATAAAGAATTGCAGGACATCATCGCCATCCTCGGTATGGAAGAATTGTCGGATGACCAGAAGCAAATCGTCGCCCGGGCTCGCCGCATTCAGCGCTTCCTGGCGCAGCCCTTCCACGTGGCTGAGAAATTTACTGGCAACCCGGGTGTGTACGTCAAGTTGGAAGACACCATTCGCGATGCTGCCGACATCTTGGCTGGTAAATATGACGATAAACCGGAAAGCTGGTTCTACATGGTACAAGGCACATTGAGCGATCAAGTTGCCCGTGACGCAGAGTCGGAAACTGCTAAGTCTAAAAAACATTCTGAAAAGAAAGCCAAATAGCCATGAAATTGTCATTAGTTACACTTGTTGGCACGAAGGTTGACGAAGAGGTTTATTCGCTGTCAATCCCAACCATTGACGGCGAAATATCCGTTTTCCCGAGTCATGAGCCGCTAGTGACGATTGCGCGGGACGGCGTCATTACTGTGCGCCGCCATAAAGAAGATCTTGATAGCCAACTAGAGTATTTCGCGATCTCCGGCGGCGTGGTGAAGATTGATTATTCATCGGTGCAAATCCTAGTGGACGAGGCCGACCACGGCGACGACATTATCGAGGCGGAGACGCAGGCGGCACTGGAGCGCGCTATCAAAGCTCGCGACGAAGCCGGCGACCAAGTCGAGCGCGAAAAAGCCAAACAGCTCATTGACCGTCATATGGTGCGGTTGAAGGTGGCGGATCTTCATCGGCGCAAGCGACGACGTTAAACTTTGTCGAGAGCAATCATCAGTTGACTTACTTTACCGAGTATAATATTTCGTATTTCGGTTGGTAGTGTTCTTCTTGCTGTTTTTTGATATGTATCGAGGAATATTCCATTTATAGCTTCATTTGATATAGAGAATTTTTCGTGAACATTTGTATCACGTAGACCTGCTATATATCTTTGTATGTCATCAAGATAATCGTCAGGATCTGTAGACTCCCTTGCTGTTGTCGTGTCGATTATCCTAAATTGTAGACTTGGATCATAGGCTGTGTTTCGTGGTAGGAAATCGCCATGAGTCATACCCGCTTCGCCATGTAAGAATAATAAACTTTCTGCTGCTATTGCAAGCGCCAGATAGACCTCTTGTGTTGTTCTCTCGTGATTAAATATAAGGTTGTCACAGCTTGTAACTCCCTCTTCAAAACGGGTAATTGTATGTAATACTCCTTGATTGTCTCGCATAAATCCAGTATATGCAAAGGTTATTTGTCTATCCTCGCTCAATTTATTTAGCCTTAAGCTTGTTGCGTAATCTCTACCTGCTAGTATAGAAAATTTTTCAGGATAAGGCTTAAGGGCTACTGGGAGGCGTGACAATAAGGTATTACCACTGATACACATATCTGCAAAACGTACATCATGCATGCTGTCTTCGCGCCCTGTTCTGTATGTGTCATTTTCCTTTGTGGTCACAGCCGTAGGAAGAGACGCTATCGTTGAGTCTGTTTTGTGTGAACACAGAGCTATATGCCCCATCGGTAAGCTATCAAGACGATACATAATACTAGATAGTTCTGCGACGTCTGGATTTATGGTAGATACCAAAAACTTTTCCATATTGTAATTATATCATAATAATCATATTTTTTCAATCAATTTGCGTATAGTACTAAGACTCTAATTAATACTAACCTAAATAGCGACGTCTTCCGTCGTCTCTTCTCTATCTTCAGCGATACCAAAAGTAACAGCCACGAATAGAGACAGAACCACTACAAACCCTGAGATAATGGCGATAGTTTTTGATGTTTCAAATGAAATAGCGTTATTTGTATACACGGATAAGGTTGAAAAGGTCTCTATGTCGCTAAAATCAGGCATTGCAAGACCGCAGATAAATAATGAGATTGACATGACGATAAAGGAAACACGTACTATTGTGGTGAGATGGTCTTTTGATGCATGGCGTTTTTTCATTTGTCGGGAGATGATTGCAAGACAGATACAGCTAACGATAAGCGCCCACGGGCCAAGTAGTGCTAGTACCCAACCGCCGATGCCAGTAATGAATCCGCGTGCGAGCGAGAACCAGATAGCACTTACCCATAATGCTATGACGATCCATGTGTCTATGGCCTGTTGTTTTTGTAGTTTTTGTTTTTTTGTTGTCATGTCAATAAGTATAATGTGGACGATCGTTGTGTGCAAGTATTGATCGCACCTCGTCGGTCGTCTTGGTGTGCATCAGCTGGTCGCGCAGCTCTTTGGCGCCGTCGAAGTCGCGGACGTAGATTTTGAAGAAGCGTTTGAGGGTTTCGTATGGGCGACCGAGGGTTGGTTGGTAGTGGTCGAATAGGTCGAGATGGTAGTTGAGGAGTTTAATTAGTTCTTGTTTATGATTGGTGATGGGGATTTTCGTTTCCTCGGTTGGAGTACTCTTTCTGTTTGTCTCTCGGGTACCGTCAGAAAATAATTCTGGGCCCACGTAAAGTTGCCCAAATTTTTTCTGAGGTACCACTCGAGACGCTCGAAAGCAAAACGGATCGCTAAATACTCCCCGCCCGATCATCAGGCCGTTGAGGCCTGGGTGGGTTGCAAATAGTTCTTCGCCGTGGGCTCGGTTGCGGATATCGCCGTTGATAGTCAAGAGAGTTTGTGGGGCGATTTCGTCACGTAGTTTGATAATGTCGTCGGTGAGTTCGTAATGTGCCGGGACTTTGCTCATCTCCTTTTTGGTACGCAGGTGGATGGTCAGATTAACAATATCTTGCTGCAAGATAGTCGTTAGCCATTCTCGCCATTCGTCAACATACGTATAACCCAGCCTGGTTTTGACACTGACTGGTAATCCAGCAGTTTTGGCGGCGGCGATGGCGGCGACCGCTACGTCGGGGTGGCGGATCAGTGCCGCGCCACCAGATTTGATGGCGGATTTGGCGGGACAACCCATGTTGATGTCGATGCCGTCAAAGTCGAGCTTGGCGCAATGGGCAGCAAATTGTTCCATATCACCTGGCTCGCCGCCCCAGATTTGGGCGACCAGCGGATGCTCGTCGTCGGTTTTAATTAGTCGCCCAGCGATGGCCTTATCGCCAGCGTGTACCCAGCCGGTGGCGTTGGTAAACTCGGTGAAAAACACGTCGGGTGCGCCTGCCCTTTTCACGACATGGCGAAACACTACGTCAGTGACGGCTTCCATGGGCGCCAAGATAAAAAATGGCTGCGGTAAATCATTCCAAAATGATGTCATCTCTGTTATTTTATCACAAAAAGGAGAAAACCCCATCTCGTCATTGAGATGGGGTGTGGCGGGCTCAAGCGGTTCTGTTCGGAATCGTCCTTTGTGTTGAGGATGACTCTACGAGTGAATCTCGCGAGCCCAAGAATGGGGGGGGGAAGCAAAACGCCTTTGTCTTGCTTCCCGGCGGGCATGGAGGGAATCGAACCCTCATCCTCTTTCTCTTATGAGATAGAGGGGCTCCGGTCCACACGCCCTTTGATTCTTTTCCGGATTACCGACTGGTGAAATCAGACCAGGGGCAGACGGACGCCCTTTTGTCGGTATTAACCCGACTTTTTCATAGATAGATCATCTATAACCGTCAATTTGGTAAGAGCAAGTTTTACTTCTTGCCCTGGAGAGCCCTTCGAGCCTCCTCGCCTCTGGAGCCAGCTTGGCTAGCTGCCTCCTTCAGCTTTTCTAGCTGATACTTGTCAGCCTTGTTTTCACGGGCTGCCTGAAGGGCGGCCTGGTGGTCTGCGTCTGTGTAAGCCATGACGCTCCTTCCGCGAAGAAAAGAGCCGACCCTATGACTATGCTCCTGGTGAGCACAACCTTAAGAGTCGGCTCTACCAATAAAGCGTTTATTATAATAACACTAACTATAAAAAAATGCAACAATATACCAGAATATTTTTATATTTCCCCTGCCAGAAGGTCGTTTTCGAATTGTAGCATTCCCTTATAATCCGCCGAATAGTCAGAAATGTCCGGCAAATCTAATGTGGTGATTTTTCGCCAAATAATCTCAATTAGTTGCGTAAATTCAGCCAACTCTTCTCTGGAGAATGTATCTTCCAAGCTGAGAATATCGCCAGTTTTCATGTCTGGCTCGACAAATTGTAGCCGCCCACCGGTAAACGTGAAATTGCCATAATCGCGTGAGTGCTCGACCAGTAGCTGATAAAACATCAATTGCTGACGATATTTATGAAGTTTGATTTTCTCGTAATCAGCCGAGCCTTTCCAGGAATGAGATGGTTTACCAGTTTTATAATCTGTTACGAATATAGTTTTATTTTGCTTATCAATGTCGACGACGTCAAGCTTACCAGTTAATTTGGTTTCTCCTATGATTACGCCTTGATTAGAAAAGTCCAATTCCGCCAAGTCTGTGTCGTGGAAATCAGAGGCCTTGGTGTTTATGAATGTAGTTAAGGCTGACTGACCTTTGTCTAGATATAATTGAAAATCGTCCGCTGGCAAATGTTGGCTCTCGAGGGATTTTTGGAAGAATTGGAGGATTTGTTCAGTGCTTGGCAATTGGTGATTGGCGTTAAATAAGCAGTGCGTTTGTTGAAGGCTGTTGTGAATCGCGGTTCCATAGGCTGCGGCAGAGTTCTTAGCGGCTGGAAAATGAAGCAAATTGTTCAATAAGAAATTCTGTGGCCCGCCGCGCGAAACGTCGAGGAAATTATTAAGATGTGTTACCGAGAGTTTGTAGGTTTCTAGGTTTGGTGTTAGTAAGTCTTTTAGCTCTGGAATAATCGGTGAAGTCAGACGTTCCGACCAACTGGTTTTGGCAATTTCAATCTGTTCTGTCGAATTTTCGATAGCGGGAATAATAGTTGGCGTGCAATTGGTCAAGAAACTGGCAATTATTGTGTCGCTGCCGGAATCGTTGGTCTGCGAGTAAGTCATCGTCAAGGTGTTTTTGGCGCGGGTCATCGCCACGAAGAACAGACGAAGTCGTTCATCGTAGGTGGCTCCAGCTGGCTGAAGTTGGAGATTTGCGGGATAGCGGATTAGTCGACTACGCGTACGAACCTTCTCTCCCCAAGCACTGTCAATTGCCCCGACAACAAAGACATGTGGGAATTCTAGCCCTTTGGACTTGTGGGCGGTCATTAGGTTAATGGCGCCGCGGATTGAACTGGCGTGTGGCCAGATTTGTGTTAGGCGGGTTTTGGTTGATATGTGAAGATCTATAAACTCCAGAAAATCTTCCAAGGTTGGATTTTTATCGGTAATTCGGTCGCGGAGTTTTTGGCGTAGAGTGCGCAAACTCTCTAAGGTCGTTAAATATGTATCAGGGTTTTTCTCTAGCTTTTCTGGTGGGAAATAAAAGCTGGCGATAGAAATAATTGAAGGATTGTTATTTTCACTGTCGATGGTCAGCCCCAATAGATTATCCAAATGCTCTTCTAGTGGTAGATTTGGTACGTCCTTGGCGCGGTCTAGTAGCCACTCGCCAAATTCCTTAAATGTGCTATTCGCCAGCATACTTTCCAGCCATAATTGGCGATTTTTGTAAGCGTGAAGACTCAATTTCCAGATGTCTGACGTTGAAAAACCGAACGCTGGATGAGCGATAATCTCTGGAAGGAGGCTATTGGCTAGGCTCAGATCATTTTGATGAATTGCCACGATGACTCGCGCTAGCTTATCTAAAATCTGGATAACGTCTTGTTCTAAAATGTCGTCGTGTCGCTCGTAATTAACCGCAATATTTTCTCTATAAAGATACGGAAGTATCTCGATTAATTCTTTGTGATGGCGCGCAATGACTGTGATATTTTCTGGTTTTTCGCCGCTTTGGATTAGTTGGGCAATTTGCTTAGCCACTCCTGCTCGTTCTTCGCTGGTAGAAGAGAATTCTTGGACTTCAACACGCGATCCTTGGCTGTCTGCGTGCGCTGTCAGCTGCTTGGATAGTCCATCAATGGTATTTTCTAGTCGATCTGAGCCTTGGGTGATTACTTGTCGCGCTGACGTTAAAATATTTTCAGCCGAGCGATAGTTATCCGTTAGAACGATAATTTTTGGATCGTGATAATGTTGGCGGAAACGCTGGATATTACCCACATCCGCACCTTGGAAACTGAAAATCGCTTGATCATCATCACCGACGGCCATGATATTTGGATTGTCGTCGTTGTCGCTAGTTAAATTAAATAACAAACGTAGTTGCGCTAAGTTGGTGTCCTGGAATTCATCGACCATGATGAATTGGAATTGCTCTTGGAGGTTGGCGCGCAATTCGGGGTGTTTTTCGCAGGCTTGAATAACTGATAGGATCATGTCGTCATAATCAAACAGTGAGCGATCACTTAGGACCTCTATATACTTTTCATAAACATCAACGACAGCGGATAATTTATCGGCGGCTGCCGAGTCTTTCAGGATAAATTCGCCTTTAGCATTTTTCTCGCACCATTTATTTTTCCAAGCAGTCAGCGGCTTGGTGGAGTTGGTGTCAATTGCCTCCTGAGCGGCGTGCGCGACGCTAAGCGCTAAAACATTGGCGTATGGAGTGATGGAGGATGGTAAATTAGAATTTTCTTTTTCGGGATTTTTACCAATTGACTTGGCGATTTTTTCAGCCAGCGGCGCAAATAATTCTATGGTTTTTTTAGATATTTTGGTGGCGAATATTTGCTGAATGTCTGGCGCAATTTCATCTATAATGCGCTGATTATCCGCAATAATTGTCTTTAGCTCTGCTGGAGTTAAGCCGCTTTGTTTGAATTCTGAAATAACTCGAATTAGTTCTTTTATATAAACAAACTCCCCGCTATTTTTCACACTTAATGGATTTCGCCAATCAAGATTTTCAAGAATTCCAGAGATAATTTGGTACTGTGTTAACTCGTCGACAGGCTGAGCGTCGGCGCCACGGAAAAAATATTCTCGATGTTGATTGATAATTTCTGTGCCAAAGCTATGAAATGTATGGATGGCAATTTTATATGCATCCTCGCCAATAATCTGACGAAGGCGTTGGCGCATGTTGGTGGCGCCACTTTCAGTAAAGGTTAAACATAAAATACTATTTGGTAAAGTGTCGGTCTGTCTAAGGATTTGAGCGGTGCGCATGCTCAGCAGCTCGGTTTTGCCTGTTCCTGGCCCAGCAATCACCAGAAGTGAGCCGTGGATATAATCAACAGCTTGGCGCTGATTATCATTTAACTTTGCGTAGCGAGTATTGAAATCCATAGTCCTATTTTATCATGTTGATAAATTCTATTTTTAATAATATTCTCGCCTCGCGTACCTCATGAAAAAATGGTAAAATATTATCTATGAACCAAGCGACATACGACGAGCTGGCGCTAGAACGAATCGCCAAGGAAAAATTTGGTTTTACTGTCGATATTCAATCGATTATTTTATGGCATGCTGATGTTAGTCGTACTGCCAAAGCCTCAGTTTTTTTAACTAATAAAAAACAGTTGATGCTGTATCTGGAAGCGACCTCGCCGTTAATCTTATCTGATGTTAAAAAGATAATTTCACGAATGGGTATGCGGGCGGAGCTATTTTTACCGCCGAAGGGGCAGCCGCGATATTTTACGGATATTGGTAAGAAAAAATTTCGTGAGGTTTTTCCTGGGCGCAAGCATGTAACTGATGAAGATTTGCACTTTTATAAAACTTTGGCGCCATATAATCCTGCTCTGGTGCTTATTTCTGAAGTAAAAAATGGTGAGATATATCAATTTGATTCTGATGCATATGGCAATTGGAGGGTGGGCGCACGCTTCCGCTACATAAGGATACAGACAAGCTAATGCGTGATTATCTGGATATTATTAAGCGAAATTTGCTATCTCCTATTGTCGTGGTTATTTTTTTGCTTGCTGGTGCACTGGTGTATGTGCGTGAGTATCGCGATGCTTGGTTTATCTCCGTGGTGATTGTCGTAAACTCGACAATTGGTATTGTCCAAGAACTTAGAGCTAAGCGAGTTTTGCGTCAATTAGAGCTGATGAGCGCGCCGAAGGCTAGATTGTTGAGAGATGGAAACGTAGTTGAAGTGGGCTATGAGGATCTGAAGATTGACAATGAAATTCTTATTCAGGCTGGTGATGAGCTGCCGGCTGATGCGAAAGTTATTGAGTCAAAGGGTTTGGAATTGAATGAGAGTATGCTGACTGGAGAGTCGGCTTCGATCGAAAAGAAGAATGGCGATGTTGTATTGGCGGCGACAACTGTTCTGGCTGGTGAAGGCATGGCGCGAGTAATTGCTGTTGGTAACGACACGAAGGCTGGTGCCATTAGCCAAGTTTTGAGGCGTTATAAACCAGAATTGACACCTCTGCAGCTAGCGATCTGGCGAGCAATATATTTCTTGACATATGGCGCAATTATCTTATCTCTGTTAATTGCTATAGTTTATTATTTCTCCGGCGATAATGTGGTTATTATTTTAAAGACAATTACTTCAGCGGCGGTTACGGTTGTACCAGAGGGTTTATTATTGGCAAGCTCATTACTGCTGGCGTTTGGCTCATTACGGTTAGCTCAAGCAAAAGTCTTGCCGCAGAAGTTGTCGGCAATTGAAGCGATGGCGCTGCTGAATTTGCTGGCGGTGGATAAGACTGGCACTCTGACCAGCGATGAAGTGTCACTGGAAAAAGTCTCATCGTTTGGAGATGATTTTTCGAGCTCGGATGTGGCTAGCTTTGCGGCTTTAATTGCTCATGAAACTAGTGGCGGGAATATTACTGGCCGTGCTATTCTAGCAGAAGCTGCCCCGCCAAAGGATACGGAAATAGTTGATGTTATGGCGTTTTCGTCTGCGCGTAAAATGGCGGGTGTGAGGGCTAGGGTCAACGGCACGGTGCGAACCTTAATAATGGGTGCGCCGGAGTTTGTGTCGAAGTTGGCGCCCGTTGATAAGGAGACTCGAAAGAAATTGAATGATTGGGCGGATAAAGGTCTGCGCGTATTGATGATGGCGGAATTTGCGGACGAAAAAACCAAAATAAAAGATTTAAAAGAGGGCTCTGGTGTGGCTATTGGCGCGGTTGTTTTACGTAATTCTCTGCGTCATGGTGTGGTTGAGACGGTAGATTTTTTGCAGCGCCAAGGTGTAACTATCCGAGTAATTTCTGGTGACAACCCGCGCACGGTTCAATATATCGCACGTGAAGCTGGCATTAAGCATCCAGAAAAAGTGGTTTTAGGAGCTGATTTGGCGAAGCTAAGCGAAGACGAATTTAATGAAGCTGCTGATACTTATACGATTTTTGCTCGTGTTCTACCTGATCAGAAAGAGCGTTTAATTGCCAGGTTTCAGCAATCAGGCAAATTTACCGGCATGGTTGGTGATGGCGTTAATGACGCGCTGGCGCTAAAAAAGGCAGACCTTGGCGTGGCGATGTACGCTGGCGCTCCAGCTTCGCGGCGGGTTTCTGATATTATTTTGCTTAACAATTCCTTTACGTCTCTGCCTATGGGAATGAAGCTGGGCAATCAAATTATGCAGGCGATTGAAGTAATTGCTATCCTCTTTTTCCATAAAATTATTTACGGCGTAACGCTCCTTCTTACAACAATTCTGATCAATATGAACTATCCATATTCGCCGCGACATATTACGTTTATGAACATTTTTCTGGTGACTATGCCGACGCTTATGTGGACGCTTTTCCCGCCCGTGCCGAAACACCGCATAAATCCTAAGCGTTTTTGGCGTGATACATTGCTGGCGGTATTGCCGATTGCGCTACTAACTGGCTTAACGGTAGCCTTTACCTATTGGATTATGTCCGCAGTCTTCCCTGGTCACGCCACTGAAGTTGCAACAATGACGGTGTTGACGGCAACGTTCTTTGGTGTCTATTTAGTATTTTTGGTGGGAATCATGCTTGATGTTGCCATAGATAAAGCCGCCAAACGCGCCCGATTATTATACTTATTGTCGGTGGTTGTTGTGGCGGCAGGTAGCTTCGGCTTTGGTTTCTTGAGAG
Coding sequences within:
- a CDS encoding tRNA dihydrouridine synthase; the protein is MTSFWNDLPQPFFILAPMEAVTDVVFRHVVKRAGAPDVFFTEFTNATGWVHAGDKAIAGRLIKTDDEHPLVAQIWGGEPGDMEQFAAHCAKLDFDGIDINMGCPAKSAIKSGGAALIRHPDVAVAAIAAAKTAGLPVSVKTRLGYTYVDEWREWLTTILQQDIVNLTIHLRTKKEMSKVPAHYELTDDIIKLRDEIAPQTLLTINGDIRNRAHGEELFATHPGLNGLMIGRGVFSDPFCFRASRVVPQKKFGQLYVGPELFSDGTRETNRKSTPTEETKIPITNHKQELIKLLNYHLDLFDHYQPTLGRPYETLKRFFKIYVRDFDGAKELRDQLMHTKTTDEVRSILAHNDRPHYTY
- a CDS encoding ATP-dependent helicase translates to MDFNTRYAKLNDNQRQAVDYIHGSLLVIAGPGTGKTELLSMRTAQILRQTDTLPNSILCLTFTESGATNMRQRLRQIIGEDAYKIAIHTFHSFGTEIINQHREYFFRGADAQPVDELTQYQIISGILENLDWRNPLSVKNSGEFVYIKELIRVISEFKQSGLTPAELKTIIADNQRIIDEIAPDIQQIFATKISKKTIELFAPLAEKIAKSIGKNPEKENSNLPSSITPYANVLALSVAHAAQEAIDTNSTKPLTAWKNKWCEKNAKGEFILKDSAAADKLSAVVDVYEKYIEVLSDRSLFDYDDMILSVIQACEKHPELRANLQEQFQFIMVDEFQDTNLAQLRLLFNLTSDNDDNPNIMAVGDDDQAIFSFQGADVGNIQRFRQHYHDPKIIVLTDNYRSAENILTSARQVITQGSDRLENTIDGLSKQLTAHADSQGSRVEVQEFSSTSEERAGVAKQIAQLIQSGEKPENITVIARHHKELIEILPYLYRENIAVNYERHDDILEQDVIQILDKLARVIVAIHQNDLSLANSLLPEIIAHPAFGFSTSDIWKLSLHAYKNRQLWLESMLANSTFKEFGEWLLDRAKDVPNLPLEEHLDNLLGLTIDSENNNPSIISIASFYFPPEKLEKNPDTYLTTLESLRTLRQKLRDRITDKNPTLEDFLEFIDLHISTKTRLTQIWPHASSIRGAINLMTAHKSKGLEFPHVFVVGAIDSAWGEKVRTRSRLIRYPANLQLQPAGATYDERLRLFFVAMTRAKNTLTMTYSQTNDSGSDTIIASFLTNCTPTIIPAIENSTEQIEIAKTSWSERLTSPIIPELKDLLTPNLETYKLSVTHLNNFLDVSRGGPQNFLLNNLLHFPAAKNSAAAYGTAIHNSLQQTHCLFNANHQLPSTEQILQFFQKSLESQHLPADDFQLYLDKGQSALTTFINTKASDFHDTDLAELDFSNQGVIIGETKLTGKLDVVDIDKQNKTIFVTDYKTGKPSHSWKGSADYEKIKLHKYRQQLMFYQLLVEHSRDYGNFTFTGGRLQFVEPDMKTGDILSLEDTFSREELAEFTQLIEIIWRKITTLDLPDISDYSADYKGMLQFENDLLAGEI
- the atpD gene encoding F0F1 ATP synthase subunit beta, giving the protein MAKDLGKIIQIVGVVVDVEFPRDVKLPAIYDALHVKNGKETLVLEVAQHLDEHTVRTIALSSTDGLARGAEVVATGAPISVPVGAETQGRMFNVVGEAIDEKPQPKGKTAPIHRPAPDLSEQSNKTEILETGIKVVDLIAPLAKGGKAGLFAGAGVGKTVLITELINNIAKFHSGNSVFAGVGERTREGNDLYYEMEEAGVLDKTSLVFGQMNEPPGARLRVALSGLAMAEAFRDEGKDVLLFIDNIYRYTQAGAEVSALLGRLPSAVGYQPNLQQEMGALQERITSTKKGSITSVQAVYVPADDLTDPAPATTFAHLDATIVMNRALTEIGIYPAVDVLDSSSNSLDPEIVGEEHYRVAREVQRVLQQYKELQDIIAILGMEELSDDQKQIVARARRIQRFLAQPFHVAEKFTGNPGVYVKLEDTIRDAADILAGKYDDKPESWFYMVQGTLSDQVARDAESETAKSKKHSEKKAK
- a CDS encoding HAD-IC family P-type ATPase, which codes for MRDYLDIIKRNLLSPIVVVIFLLAGALVYVREYRDAWFISVVIVVNSTIGIVQELRAKRVLRQLELMSAPKARLLRDGNVVEVGYEDLKIDNEILIQAGDELPADAKVIESKGLELNESMLTGESASIEKKNGDVVLAATTVLAGEGMARVIAVGNDTKAGAISQVLRRYKPELTPLQLAIWRAIYFLTYGAIILSLLIAIVYYFSGDNVVIILKTITSAAVTVVPEGLLLASSLLLAFGSLRLAQAKVLPQKLSAIEAMALLNLLAVDKTGTLTSDEVSLEKVSSFGDDFSSSDVASFAALIAHETSGGNITGRAILAEAAPPKDTEIVDVMAFSSARKMAGVRARVNGTVRTLIMGAPEFVSKLAPVDKETRKKLNDWADKGLRVLMMAEFADEKTKIKDLKEGSGVAIGAVVLRNSLRHGVVETVDFLQRQGVTIRVISGDNPRTVQYIAREAGIKHPEKVVLGADLAKLSEDEFNEAADTYTIFARVLPDQKERLIARFQQSGKFTGMVGDGVNDALALKKADLGVAMYAGAPASRRVSDIILLNNSFTSLPMGMKLGNQIMQAIEVIAILFFHKIIYGVTLLLTTILINMNYPYSPRHITFMNIFLVTMPTLMWTLFPPVPKHRINPKRFWRDTLLAVLPIALLTGLTVAFTYWIMSAVFPGHATEVATMTVLTATFFGVYLVFLVGIMLDVAIDKAAKRARLLYLLSVVVVAAGSFGFGFLRDFFDFTVPNLFIMWPAIGAIILAALAQLFLARRVGQRISTSVG
- the atpC gene encoding ATP synthase F1 subunit epsilon, yielding MKLSLVTLVGTKVDEEVYSLSIPTIDGEISVFPSHEPLVTIARDGVITVRRHKEDLDSQLEYFAISGGVVKIDYSSVQILVDEADHGDDIIEAETQAALERAIKARDEAGDQVEREKAKQLIDRHMVRLKVADLHRRKRRR
- the atpG gene encoding ATP synthase F1 subunit gamma is translated as MPSTRALKNRIRSVDSTKQITKAMQLVAASKMRRAQEADKASAPYTVAAEELLSYLASQGATDNHPLFKRRKITKRLIIVIASDKGLAGAYNTNVLKKYLELLKRDDERGIENLTLTIGRRASQFASRLKDTKIIGNYDDLPDQPSGLTFHTILNTATSMFENGEVDAVTLVYTRFVNSMVQTAELSRLLPAGTKTLIDPSEVSNTVSDAKYEPSIPEVLDAVANRLTGARLLQGLLDARASEHSMRMMAMKNATDNASDLVDDLTLAMNKVRQGAITQELAEISGGVEAMEQ